In the genome of Dyadobacter fermentans DSM 18053, the window TCTCATAGCTTCCAATGAACCCGGTCTCCACATTGATAAGAAAAACAATCTGTCTTCCGACATTCTGGTTTTTGACTACAACGTGTTGACAATCGATGAGATCAATCTGCGTTATGCGCAAGTTCCCCCTATAATATCAGTCGAAGTAGACACGCGCATTGAATTGGAAAATGTCGCTGAGAGTAAGTATGTGGCGATGAAAACAATGAAGCTGCTAAATTTTGGCGTAAAAAAAGTCATTTGGTTTTTTACTGAGACAAAGCAAATTATGATCGCCACACCCGGCAACTGGGCGACGTTCGGCTGGGATCATGAAGTTGCATTAATGCCTGGCGCTCTGTGTAATGTAGGGCAATATCTTCGCAGCAAAGGCTCAAAGTATGCCTAGCATAAAATATTCATAATCAACATAAACCGTCGACTTTACAACCCGACGGTTTTTTTATTTTTTCATAATAACTAATAAAATAGTTTTGAAACTAACGAAATAGTAATACCTTTGAAATAAGCATCATTAATAACCCATTTTAAAAGAAAGAACAATATGGAAATCCGTAACCTGACGAGGGCTGAGGAAGAGGTCATGAGAATTCTCTGGCAATTGAAGAAAGCATTTGTGAAGGACATCCTTGCCGAAATGCCCGAGCCCAAGCCTGCCTATAACACCGTATCGACCATCATTAGGATACTCGAAAAGAAAGAGGTGGTGGGATATAATGCCTACGGCAAGACACACGAGTACTATCCGCTCATCTCGGAAGAAGAATATAAACGACACGAAATGAAGCAGTTAATGGTCAATTATTTCGATAATTCGCTGCCTAATCTCGTTTCCTTTTTCGTGAAGGACAATGATCTTAACACCAAGGACCTGGACGAGATCATGAAGCTCATCAATCAACACAAAAACGACCAGTAAAAACATCTGTCAGCCATGGAAACATTACTTTACATCGGCAAGGTGAGCCTATACTGGACGTTGCTATACGGCTGCTACTGGCTGATGCTGCGCAAGCACACCTTCTTCCAGTGGAACCGCGCCTATCTGGTCGCCTCGCTGCTCGCAGCATTCCTGCTTCCCGAGGTGATTTATCCGGCATCGGGGCCGGAGCTGCCGGTTATTTACGAGGTCAATGCCGCTGCGTTCACCGTGTCGGCCGCGCCCAGGGAGCCGGCGAGCGGATTTAACTGGTGGCAGGGAATTGCGATCGTTTACGCATTCGGGCTGGCGATCTTCGGTTCGCAGCTTATCCGCGAAGTCGCAAAGCTGGTACGGTACCTGAAATCGGGGGAAGTGATCGGCCTTGAAGATTGCACGATCGTCCTCATCGATTCGAACCAGGTAGGCTCGTTTTCCTTCCTGAAATGGATTGTCATCAACCGGAACGACTACGAAAATCACTTCGACGCGATATTAAGGCATGAAATGGTGCACACGCACCAGCGCCACAGCCTCGACATCCTGCTCGTGGAGGTGCTCCGGACCCTATTCTGGTTTCACCCGGTGCTGCCGCTGTACAAACGCTCCTTGCAGGAAATCCACGAGTACCTGGCCGATGCCGAGGCGCCGAATCGCGAGCATTATGCCAAATTTCTCGTTGCCTACGCCCTCAATGCGCCCGTGGCTGCGCTCACGAACCATTTTTTCAAACCATCCCAAATTAAAAATCGGATCAAGATGATTTACAAAAGCAGAACTTCGAAGTGGATGCTCGGCACGTACGCCGTGGCAGCCGCGCTGATTGGCAGTGTTGCAGTATTCGTTGCCGGTTGCGAGAGCCAGGTTTCCAAGGAAACGGAACCACCCAAAGTGGAGCAAAAAGAAGCAGTGGTAGTGCCCGACGAGGCAGTGAAAGACGAAAAAGTTTATACTGTGGTCGACAAGCATCCCCTGTTTCCGGGAGGCGTCAAAGAGATGTACAAGTTTCTCGGACAAAATATCAGATATCCTAAAAAAGCGATCGACGCGAATGTACAAGGCCGGGTGTTTCTGGCATTCGTGGTGACGGAAACCGGCGAGATCAGCGACCTCCGCATTCTGAAAGGATTGGGCGCTGGCTGTGACGAAGAGGCACTGAGGGTCGTTTCGACGATGCCCAAATGGGTACCCGGCGAGGTCGACGGCAAGCCGGTTCGTGTTAAATATAACTTGCCGATCAATTTCCAGCTGGAAGAAACGCCTTCTAACGACACGACGCAGGCTACTGTGCCGGGCGTTGCTAAATCCCCAACAAAAGTTACGTTGCGCCTGAACGACCAGCTGACGCTGCCCGGTTCGCAACCGCTTTACATCCTGAACGGTGAGGAAATGGAAGAAGGCCTATCACTTAATACGATTGATCCCAACACCATCGAGAGCCTCAACGTTTTCAAAGGCGCGGAGGCGACGAAAATCTACGGTTCGAAGGGCGCAAACGGTGTCATCTCCATCATTACCAAAGACAATAACAAATAATTCTCTCCCGGCATGGAAACGCTCCTTTATTTGTTGAAAGTCAATTTGTACTGGGGCGCATTTTACGCCTGCTACTGGCTCCTGCTCCGCAAGCACACTTTCTTTCACTGGAACCGTTTCTACCTGCTGGGTTCGTTACTGATCGCCTTCGCATTGCCTGCATTACGCTTCTCAGCACCGGTAACGACCATTTACGTACCCGAAACCGTCTACCAGAAAGCGACTATCTCAGTAGCCGTGGTGGCCGGCCATGCTCCGCAAACAGGTAGCGGTGAATGGCTGTGGCTGATCGCAGCTGCGTATCTTGCCGGCGTGGTCGTGCTGGGATGGCAATTCCTTTCCGGTTTGAGGCGGTTGATCCGGATAGCGCGCCAAAGTGAAACAATCGGAATGGGCCAGTACACGCTCGTAATGCTGCCGGAATGCAATGTTAGGCACGGCGGAAGCTCTTTTTCGTTTTTCCACTGGCTATTCCTGAGCGCACACGACTACCGGCACAACCCCGACGCGGTGATCCGCCATGAATGCGAGCACATCCGGCAATGGCACACGGCGGACATACTGGTGGTCGAACTGCTCAAAATCGGTTTCTGGTTCAATCCGGTGCTGTGGCTTTACAAACGCTGCATTCAAACCGTGCACGAGTACCTCGCCGACCAGCCGGTTCCCGACCGGCACGGTTACGCGTCGTTTCTCGTGGCTTATGCGCTCCGCAGCCCGGATATCGCGGTGGCTAATCATTTTTTCAACTCGTCGATGCTCAAAAACCGGATTGATATGATCTACAAAAAGCGCAGTTCCCGTTGGCTGCTGGCCAAATATCTGCTAATCCTGCCGGTGCTCATGTGCTCTATGGCCATTTCAGCTTCCCGGTCGCCGTTGCAAGCGATCCAGCGGCTGGATGCCGCTATCGGACAGAACATCCGCGTAAAGGGTAACCTCACCAATGAACAGAAAGAGCCTGTTTCGGATGCGATAGTGATCGTAGCCGGAACCACACGCGGCACCACTACCGACCGGAACGGCTGGTTTGAGCTGGACAATGTGCCGACCGGCGCCAAACTGGTCATCACGCATGTTGCCTATCAAGCGGTTGAAGTGACGGTTTCTGATAATCAAACCGAGCTCATGCTGGTTATGAAAAAGGCGGTGAATCAAATCACCGGCCCGGTGATCGTCGGGAAACCGGCAACCGCCACAGCGCCGGTAACTGCCTCCGCGCCCCCTTCGACGGTGGATCGCAATATGAAAGTGGTAGAGCAGCAACCACAGTTTCCCGGCGGAAGGGAAGCCCTCATGCAATATTTAATGCAAAATCTGGAATATCCTGAAATTGCCCGGCAGATCAGACTGGAAGCTATCGCGCTGGTTTCATTCACGGTGGATAAAAACGGCGAAATCCGCAATGCCAAAAGCCTGAAAAACATCGGCTATGGCATCGACAAGGAAGCGTTGCGGGTGGTGAACGATATGCCGAAGTGGAATCCGGCGGTGCAAAACGGTAAGCCGGTTGAAATGGAATACACCCTTGAAGTGAATTTCAAAATGGAGGACAAAAGTGAGGATAAGCGCCAGGGGTTCATGAATTTCAGAGACATTACTCCCGCCTCTTCGATGGAAAAAATAGGTAAGCTGTTCGGTAATCCATTAGACATTCTGGCATCCGGCAAAGTGCCCGAGGTGAGGTATGGAGCAGTGAATTACAAGACTTCAAGCAATGCGGCTACCGAGTACATGTCGAATGACAATGGGACATACAGGTATCTCAACTATGGCCTCACATCCCGGCGATATGCCGCGCCAGTCTTGAAATACAGGGCAAAATAGAAACGCGTAATGCCGGTTTTCGCAGCGCATTTCGCGTTTTAATGCGGATATTTGGAAGATATACCAAACCTATTCTTCCTTTCATGTCAATCCTAAAAGCGGCCATCATTGGCGGAGGGCATATTGCCGATCAGAACCATCTTCCGGCGCTAGCTAAACTGTCCGATCGCGTCAAAGCCGTATCGATATGCAGCCGCGACATCCATAAGGCGCTGGCGCTGGCCGACAAACATGGCGTACCGTTCGCCTACGATAATCCCGATCAAATGTACCGGAGTGAAGGCAAGCCCGACATCGTGATTAACTGCACCGCTAATAACCTGCATTACCCGTTCACGATGCAGGCCCTCGAAAACGGATGTCACGTGTTCTGCGAGAAGCCGCCAGCCATGAATGCGCGCGAAGCCCGCGAAATGGCCGATCTGGCTAAAAAGAAAGGATTAATACTAGCCTACAACTTCCAGCGACGCCACGCACCGGAGTATGCGACATTGAAAAACTACCAAGCGACCGGTAACCTGGGCGAGATTTATCATATCAAAGCCAACTACCTGCGCCGCCGCGGCATTCCCGGCTGGGGCAACTTTACAAACAAAACCATCCAGGGAGGCGGTGCGCTCATCGATCTCGGCGTACACATCCTTGACCTCGCATTAGGCCTCACCGGCTATCAGCAACCTACTCGGATCGTCGCCAACACGTACGATTTTATCGGCAAAAGCGGCGGAAAGGGCTTGAAAGGTGCCTGGAATCCATCGACATTCGAGGTGGAAGATGCCTGCTTTGCACATTTGTCGTTCCCGGGGAACGTCAGCATTTCGCTGTCCACCTCATTTGCGCTCAATATGGAGCAGGAAGAGACGATCAACCTGGAAGTGTTCGGTACCAAGGGCGGCGCCCGGCTATTCCCGCTTTCGGTCCACACCGAAATAGCAGGCGAGCTGGCTGATATCCGTTTCCCACATTTGGCCGATGTGGATTTTCAGCTGGAAAACACAACGGCGTTCCTGGATCTTTGTGATGGGGAGACGGCCAATATCTGCGACGGCGAGCAAGGCGCTATCCTGCAACAGATCGTTGAGCAAATTTACCAAAGCGCAGCAAATCAATAAGCAAGAAAAAGGGCTTGGAGATCCGATCTCCAAGCCCTTTCCATTCTCCTTACTCCCTCGTCCTTTCTCCCAAAAATTCTATTTAGCGGTAGCCATCACCATCTTGATATCGTTCTTGGCCCCGATTTCGAGCACATCCACCAGATCCTGCACGGCAAGGTTTTTATCGACTCTCAAAACGACGGTGCGCTCCTCCACGCCGGCAAAAATGCTTTGCAGCTGCGTTTCCAGATTATCGAAAGGGATCGGCTCTTTATCGATAAAATAGGCCTTATTTTCGTCAACCGACAGGGTAATCTGCTTTTTGTACATCTGCTGCGTTGCCGATGCCTTGGGCAGCATCAGTTTGATCACGTTCGGATTGGACATCGTCGAGATGATCAAAAAGAACAACAGCAGGAAGAACATGATATCGTTGAGCGAGTGCGTGAACACCTCCGGGGCAAACCGGCTCTTCCGACGTATTTTCATATTGGAAAATGTAATGGGTTGTCAGATGGGGCAGATTGCGCGAACCTGCCATCCTTGAATATCTATTTTGCAGCAACTGGCTTTTGGAGCACATCCAGGAAATCGGACGCGGCCATTTGCAGGCGCAATGCAAAACGGTCGATCTTCATATTCAGCAAGTGGTAACCCGCGTAGGCGATCAAACCGATGATCAGACCGGAGCCGGACGTGATCATTTTCTCATACATACCACCGGCAATGGTGCTGATATTGAAGTCATTGGAAATCGAAATATCGTAGAAGATACGGATGATACCGGAGATCGTACCCACGAAACCGAGCATCGGCGCAATACCGGCGATCACCCCGAGATAAGGCAAATTTCCCTCCATGCGCTGGATTTCGATCTGGCTGGCGTTTTCGATAGTCGTTTCAATGTCTTTGATCGGATAGCCAATCCGGCCGATCGCCCTTTCGAGAATGCGGCCTGCGGCATTACGCTGGTTTCTGCAAAGCGACTCGGCCGATTTCAGGTTACCCTGCTGGATAAAATCTTTCACATTATCGACAAATTGCGGCTCAATCCTACCATTTGCGCCAATCCCGAGGAAACGCTCGATGATCAGGAACAGCGTGGCGAGGAACAACAGCCCGAGTGGCAACATTACCCACCCCCCTTTGGCGAGCAGATCGATTACGGAAAGGCCCTGCTCAGCGACGGGTGCAGCCGCAGTAGAGTCAGTAAGTGCTTGCAGAAGCATCATATCAGAAATAAAAAGTGAATGGTTAAGCGAATGAAACAGAGGTCGATTCTATTCAAAAACAATTTTGATCTTAAACGGAGCAAAATGCCCCTTATTGTTCAAAGGGCAAATATAGGAAAATTACTCTTTTGGTGGGGGAACGAGGCTGGTTACATTCTCGGTGCCGTCATAAAGATCGGCCATTTGCAGGGTTGCGCCAATGGTTTGAATTGTAATTGTTTCGGTCAGGGAGAATGCATCATCGGCCAGTATCCATTGATTACCGGGCATACGGCGGAAAACCTGCGCGTCGGCTTTACGGGAATCTATCGTCACATATTCCTGCAAGGTTTCAATGTCACGGTACAATTTGAATTTCTGCCCGCGGTCGTACTCGCAGGTGAATGGGGAAAGAATTTCAATAATTACCGACGGGTTAATAATCGTGATGCGATCAAGCTTTGAAAACTGGTTAGCCCCGCAGACAATCACAATGTCGGGATAAGTGTACAGTGAATTGGCGGGAATATGAATGCGCTGGTCACTGGATGAGCTTCGGCAGGATTTGTTCTTTTTCAAAACCTGATAAATTTCCCCGATCACATTCTCCTTTACCCGATTATGATTCGGTGCCGCACCCGACATTTTAATGATCTGCCCCTGAAAATATTCGCTCTTTTCAAAGGCGTCGTTTTCAAGGCGGAGATATTCCTCTTCTGAATACATGGTCGGGTGGGGAAGTGCTAATGCGCGCGCTGCTATGGCCATAGTGTGTTTCTTTTTACCAAATATACATTTTGCAACCTAAATCGAATGCACATTCAAACACCGATTATCCTGCGGGACTGCAATGCGTCACAATGAAAGCGGCCCGTTTGCAGTTCTATCATTAGTTGGAACAAATTCTTTGTGCAATTTTGCCGGCTCAAAGCCCGTGTATTGTCTGTGGGTGGTTTTTTTATTAAACAAATATTTATGAAAAGGACATTTTCAATATTGCTGGCGATAGCGTCGGCACTATGGATGGCTTCATGTCAGTTTCCCGACGAAAAAGATGATACCGACCCCATTGAAACGGGTACGATCCAACTGCAATTCGACAATATCGCAGGCAACCAGGATTTACAGCTCGATAGTGTGAGATACCAGAACTCGGCAGGAGAAGATTTTACAGTGAGCATACTCAATTACTACATTTCCAATATCAAACTGATCAGAATGGACGGCAGCGTGTTCACGGTGCCACAGGATTCGAGCTATTTCCTGATCCGCGAATCGAACCGCGAATCGCAGAAACTCACGATCAGGAATGTGCTCACCGGCGAGTATACCGGCGTGGAATTCACCATCGGCGTGGACAGCCTGCGGAGTGTCATGGACCCCTCGCAGCCCGGACGCAAAGGCATTCTCGACAAGGATAGCGGCCCTACCAACGAAGAGGCCATGTATTGGGACTGGAACCCAGGCTACATTTTCCTGAAAATGGAAGGCTCGTCCGATTCGTCGACGACCGCCAACGGGAAATACTTCTACCATATAGGAGGCTTCGGCGGCTTAACGGCGCCAACGCTCAATAACATTAAAACCGTGAAACTGAATTTCCCCGGTCAGAAAGCCATCGTCACTACGAGCATCGTATCCAATGTACTTATTCAGGCCAATATCCTGAAAATATTCGACGGTCCGACGCAGCTGAGCATTAAGGAGAACCCCGGCGTGATGTTCACACCGTTTTCAAAAAATGTCGCCGACAACTATGCAGGCATGTTTAGTGTCAAGGAAATAAAAATCAACTGAAATCACGTCCGCGAACGATGATGAAGAAAATTGCAGGCATATTGATCGTGATGGCGGTAGTTTCCTGCGGCAGGAAGCCCGACAACCCCGAGCCGGTGGCCCCGCCCGCCAAAACGCCCACGCCCTTGCAATGGACGAAGCCGTCGTATTTCCCTGACCCGGTTTATGATTTGTCCAAAAATCCATTGACCGTCGAGGGTGTCGAACTCGGCAAGTTCCTTTTTTACGACGGCATACTTTCCAGAACCGACAATATCGGCTGCGGCACGTGCCATCAGCAGCAGGCGGCATTTACGCATCACGGCCACGACCTGAGCCACGGCGTGGACGACCTGATCGGTACACGCAACGCCCCGTCGGTCCAAAATATGGCTTGGAGCACCTCGTTTTTCTGGGACGGCGGCGTGCATGACATGGACCTGGTGCCGCCGGTGCCCATTCAAAACAAGGTCGAAATGGATGAGCGGGTTTCCAACGTGATCGAAAAATTGAGGAAAACCCCGGTTGCTGGTGCCGCCAAGCAGGTAGATTACCCCAAAATGTTCAAAGCGGCGTTCGGAAGCGATAGCATCACAGCCGACCGGATGATGCTTGCATTGTCGCAGTTTATGATGACGATGGTGTCGGCTACATCGCGCTACGATTACTATGTGCGCGGCGACGCTTCGGCATTAACTTCCCTGGAACAGAACGGCTTAACCATTTTCAAACAAAAATGCGCCTCCTGCCATGCCGGAGAGCTTTTTACCGATCAAAAGTTCCGGAACAACGGCTTGAGGCCCAACCGGATCAACGATCAGGGCAGGTACGACATCACTTTGAACGAAAACGACCGGCTGAAATTCAAGGTGCCCAGCCTCCGCAATATCGGCCTTACCGCACCCTACATGCACGACGGCCGGTTCACAAACCTGGAACAGGTCCTCGACCATTATGCCAACGACCGGCCGGGCAACAAGGACAGCATCCACGTGTCGCCCACCCTCGATCCGCTGCTGAATGTAGCTGGCCAAAAACGCGGAATCAGCCTGACAAGTGCCGAAAAACAATCCATCGTCGCATTCCTGAAAACATTGAATGACGACGATTTCATCAAAGACAAACGTTTTTCCGACCCGGGTGTGGGGACGTCGTTTTGATGCAACCGATGAACCGCTGCTTTGCCTGTCCCAAACGCACCGCCTTTCACGAACCCGGCCATTAAACCTTCATTAAAATCAAGGATTTTTGAGATTCGCGTTGTTACTTTGCAGGAATTCCAGTAGCAGTCAATACAATAACATATATGCAAAGCGGAGAAAAGAATGCGCAGCCCTGGTTGGGCAAAATGCAGGAAAAATGGGGATTGGAAACAACCAGGCAGGTTTTATTGGTACTCGCGGTGTTCAGTTTGTCGGGCTCGTCGGTAGTTTGGCTCCGCAAAGGGCTGTTTAACCTCCTCGGGTATGACGATGCGACGCCGATGTGGCTCAAAACAATCACTTACATTCTGTTCATTTTCCCGACTTACCAGAGCCTGTTGCTGTTGTACGGGTTTCTGCTCGGCCAGTTCTCGTTTTTTTGGGAAAAGGAAAAGAAAATGTTCCGCTGGATCGCCGCCAAGTTCAAAAAATAGACATTATGCAGGCCTCCGGGCCAGTGAATATTGAGGAGTACGGGAGCTAACTATCCTGTACTCCTCATTTTATTTATACCTTTGTGTTTTATTTCAAATTCAGGTTCAGATTCATAGATATTACTCCATGTTTGAAAACTTACAGGACAAGCTTAATAACGCCTTTCGCACACTAAAAGGAAAGGACAGGATATCCGATATAAATGTTGCCGCCACCACCAAGGAAGTCCGCAAAGCGCTGGTTGATGCCGACGTAAACTTCAAGGTAGCCAAAGAAATTACAGACCGCATCCGTGAAAAGGCCATCGACAGAAAAATCCTGATTTCTGTTGAACCCGGGCAGATGTTTGTCAAAATCGTGCAGGAAGAGCTCACTGAACTGATGGGCGGCAATGCCGAGGGGATCAATATCAAAGGCGACCCCGCGGTGATCCTGATCGCCGGTTTGCAAGGTTCCGGTAAAACCACATTCTCCGGAAAACTCGCTTCATTACTAAAAAAACAAGGGCGCCAGGTACTTTTGACTGCCTGCGACGTGTACCGCCCTGCGGCGATCGACCAGCTGAAAGTGCTCGGAGAGCAGATCGGCGTGGAGGTATATTCTGAGCCTGAGAACAAAAATGCGGTAAGCATTGCGCAGAACGCGGTGTCGCACGCTAAAAAATCCGGCAAAAAGATCGTGATCGTCGATACGGCGGGCCGTTTGGCAGTGGACGAGGTGATGATGAAAGAGGTGGAAGACATTAAAACTTCCGTAAAACCTTCCGAAATCCTCTTCGTAGTCGACTCGATGACCGGTCAGGACGCGGTGAACACGGCTAAAACCTTTAACGAAAGACTTGATTTCGACGGTGTAGTACTTACCAAACTCGACGGTGACGCCCGCGGTGGTGCGGCGCTTTCGATCCGCCAGGTGGTCGAAAAACCGATCAAATACATCAGTACCGGGGAAAAAATGGAAGCGCTCGACTCCTTCTACCCCGATCGTATGGCAAGCCGGATCCTCGGCATGGGTGACGTGATCTCCCTCGTGGAACGCGCACAGCAGGCATTCGACGAAGACGAGGCAAAGCGCATTAACGCCAAAATGCGTCAGAATAAATTCGATTTTGACGACTTCCTCGGCCAATTGCAGCAGATCAAAAAGATGGGTAACGTAAAAGACCTCATCGGAATGATTCCGGGCATGGGCTCAGCCATTAAGAACCTCGATATCGACAACGAATCGTTCAAACCCATTGAAGCGATCATTCAGTCGATGACCAAAAAAGAACGCGAGAACCCCGATATCATCGACGGCAGCCGCAAAAAACGCATTGCAGCCGGTAGCGGCACCACCATTCTGCAAGTCAACAACCTGATCAAACAATTTGATGAAATGCGGAAAATGATGAAAAAAATGAATACCATGCAGGCGGCCGGCAAGCTTGGCAAAGCAATGCGCCGCTAAAAACTCTCCTCGATGAAACGAGTTCTTTTTGTACTGATGCTGATCGCCCTGCTGGGCCAGGGAAAGCTGCGGGCGCAGGCATCGGTGGGTTACTACCCGTGGAGCAGCCTGCTGACCGTCAGCACGAACGCGAAAAAAGTGATCTGGCTCGATACGCGGCTTCAAACCAATTCACTGTTCAGCAGTCTTAGCATTGACCTGCTTCCGATGATCAACCTCAAAAGAGGCGAAGTAGCCCAATGGTACATTGGTGGTGGCCTCCGGCTAAATCCTCTGTACCGCATTGCCGATCCCGACGCGGATGTAATCACGGTCGACGGCTATTCTGTCAACATAGGCGTGCGCATTGCGCCGCTTCCGATGAACCGCCGCATTATGCTCGCATTGGAATTGAACCCGTATGTCAAAGACAAGTTCGACAGCGGTGTTCTGAAAAGCCATTTTGGGATTGTTTATGCATTTGGTAAAAAGAAAAAGACGGACGCAGCGCCGGAACAACCGGTAAGCCCCTAGAAAACATCATTCAATTTGTGAAAACCCGCATTTCCTTCCTGTTAGGACTATTGTTGGCTGCAAGCATTGCCCCGAATGCTTTTTCGCAGGCTGCTAAAACCAAAAAGGTCGTCTTCGTGATTGTGGACGGCATTTCCAGCGACAGTAAGGAAAAAATCGCGACGCCCCATCTGGACGCGATCGCGAAGGTGGGCGGGTACACACGTGCGTACGTAGGCGGAGGCAAAGGCACCTACTCGCAAACGCCGACCATTTCGGCCGTGGGTTATAACAGCTTGCTCACGGGCACCTGGGTGAACAAGCATAATGTTTGGGATAATGATATTAAAGACCCGAACTATCACTACTGGACACTTTTTCGCTTTCTGGAAGAGCAATATCCACAAAAACGCACCGCTATTTTCTCGACCTGGCTTGACAACCGCACCAAGCTTGTGGGTACCAACCTCCCACAAACCGGCCAGCTGCAAATCGACTATTCTTTCGATGG includes:
- a CDS encoding DUF6787 family protein translates to MQSGEKNAQPWLGKMQEKWGLETTRQVLLVLAVFSLSGSSVVWLRKGLFNLLGYDDATPMWLKTITYILFIFPTYQSLLLLYGFLLGQFSFFWEKEKKMFRWIAAKFKK
- a CDS encoding M56 family metallopeptidase, which codes for METLLYIGKVSLYWTLLYGCYWLMLRKHTFFQWNRAYLVASLLAAFLLPEVIYPASGPELPVIYEVNAAAFTVSAAPREPASGFNWWQGIAIVYAFGLAIFGSQLIREVAKLVRYLKSGEVIGLEDCTIVLIDSNQVGSFSFLKWIVINRNDYENHFDAILRHEMVHTHQRHSLDILLVEVLRTLFWFHPVLPLYKRSLQEIHEYLADAEAPNREHYAKFLVAYALNAPVAALTNHFFKPSQIKNRIKMIYKSRTSKWMLGTYAVAAALIGSVAVFVAGCESQVSKETEPPKVEQKEAVVVPDEAVKDEKVYTVVDKHPLFPGGVKEMYKFLGQNIRYPKKAIDANVQGRVFLAFVVTETGEISDLRILKGLGAGCDEEALRVVSTMPKWVPGEVDGKPVRVKYNLPINFQLEETPSNDTTQATVPGVAKSPTKVTLRLNDQLTLPGSQPLYILNGEEMEEGLSLNTIDPNTIESLNVFKGAEATKIYGSKGANGVISIITKDNNK
- a CDS encoding Gfo/Idh/MocA family protein, whose translation is MSILKAAIIGGGHIADQNHLPALAKLSDRVKAVSICSRDIHKALALADKHGVPFAYDNPDQMYRSEGKPDIVINCTANNLHYPFTMQALENGCHVFCEKPPAMNAREAREMADLAKKKGLILAYNFQRRHAPEYATLKNYQATGNLGEIYHIKANYLRRRGIPGWGNFTNKTIQGGGALIDLGVHILDLALGLTGYQQPTRIVANTYDFIGKSGGKGLKGAWNPSTFEVEDACFAHLSFPGNVSISLSTSFALNMEQEETINLEVFGTKGGARLFPLSVHTEIAGELADIRFPHLADVDFQLENTTAFLDLCDGETANICDGEQGAILQQIVEQIYQSAANQ
- a CDS encoding MbnP family protein, with product MKRTFSILLAIASALWMASCQFPDEKDDTDPIETGTIQLQFDNIAGNQDLQLDSVRYQNSAGEDFTVSILNYYISNIKLIRMDGSVFTVPQDSSYFLIRESNRESQKLTIRNVLTGEYTGVEFTIGVDSLRSVMDPSQPGRKGILDKDSGPTNEEAMYWDWNPGYIFLKMEGSSDSSTTANGKYFYHIGGFGGLTAPTLNNIKTVKLNFPGQKAIVTTSIVSNVLIQANILKIFDGPTQLSIKENPGVMFTPFSKNVADNYAGMFSVKEIKIN
- a CDS encoding BlaI/MecI/CopY family transcriptional regulator; the protein is MEIRNLTRAEEEVMRILWQLKKAFVKDILAEMPEPKPAYNTVSTIIRILEKKEVVGYNAYGKTHEYYPLISEEEYKRHEMKQLMVNYFDNSLPNLVSFFVKDNDLNTKDLDEIMKLINQHKNDQ
- a CDS encoding cytochrome-c peroxidase, translated to MKKIAGILIVMAVVSCGRKPDNPEPVAPPAKTPTPLQWTKPSYFPDPVYDLSKNPLTVEGVELGKFLFYDGILSRTDNIGCGTCHQQQAAFTHHGHDLSHGVDDLIGTRNAPSVQNMAWSTSFFWDGGVHDMDLVPPVPIQNKVEMDERVSNVIEKLRKTPVAGAAKQVDYPKMFKAAFGSDSITADRMMLALSQFMMTMVSATSRYDYYVRGDASALTSLEQNGLTIFKQKCASCHAGELFTDQKFRNNGLRPNRINDQGRYDITLNENDRLKFKVPSLRNIGLTAPYMHDGRFTNLEQVLDHYANDRPGNKDSIHVSPTLDPLLNVAGQKRGISLTSAEKQSIVAFLKTLNDDDFIKDKRFSDPGVGTSF
- a CDS encoding Uma2 family endonuclease, with amino-acid sequence MAIAARALALPHPTMYSEEEYLRLENDAFEKSEYFQGQIIKMSGAAPNHNRVKENVIGEIYQVLKKNKSCRSSSSDQRIHIPANSLYTYPDIVIVCGANQFSKLDRITIINPSVIIEILSPFTCEYDRGQKFKLYRDIETLQEYVTIDSRKADAQVFRRMPGNQWILADDAFSLTETITIQTIGATLQMADLYDGTENVTSLVPPPKE
- a CDS encoding TonB family protein, yielding METLLYLLKVNLYWGAFYACYWLLLRKHTFFHWNRFYLLGSLLIAFALPALRFSAPVTTIYVPETVYQKATISVAVVAGHAPQTGSGEWLWLIAAAYLAGVVVLGWQFLSGLRRLIRIARQSETIGMGQYTLVMLPECNVRHGGSSFSFFHWLFLSAHDYRHNPDAVIRHECEHIRQWHTADILVVELLKIGFWFNPVLWLYKRCIQTVHEYLADQPVPDRHGYASFLVAYALRSPDIAVANHFFNSSMLKNRIDMIYKKRSSRWLLAKYLLILPVLMCSMAISASRSPLQAIQRLDAAIGQNIRVKGNLTNEQKEPVSDAIVIVAGTTRGTTTDRNGWFELDNVPTGAKLVITHVAYQAVEVTVSDNQTELMLVMKKAVNQITGPVIVGKPATATAPVTASAPPSTVDRNMKVVEQQPQFPGGREALMQYLMQNLEYPEIARQIRLEAIALVSFTVDKNGEIRNAKSLKNIGYGIDKEALRVVNDMPKWNPAVQNGKPVEMEYTLEVNFKMEDKSEDKRQGFMNFRDITPASSMEKIGKLFGNPLDILASGKVPEVRYGAVNYKTSSNAATEYMSNDNGTYRYLNYGLTSRRYAAPVLKYRAK
- a CDS encoding ExbD/TolR family protein; protein product: MKIRRKSRFAPEVFTHSLNDIMFFLLLFFLIISTMSNPNVIKLMLPKASATQQMYKKQITLSVDENKAYFIDKEPIPFDNLETQLQSIFAGVEERTVVLRVDKNLAVQDLVDVLEIGAKNDIKMVMATAK
- a CDS encoding MotA/TolQ/ExbB proton channel family protein, coding for MMLLQALTDSTAAAPVAEQGLSVIDLLAKGGWVMLPLGLLFLATLFLIIERFLGIGANGRIEPQFVDNVKDFIQQGNLKSAESLCRNQRNAAGRILERAIGRIGYPIKDIETTIENASQIEIQRMEGNLPYLGVIAGIAPMLGFVGTISGIIRIFYDISISNDFNISTIAGGMYEKMITSGSGLIIGLIAYAGYHLLNMKIDRFALRLQMAASDFLDVLQKPVAAK